The DNA window AGGTTGGTGCTATATCTTGAGGTGAACGCAGGGATCGATAATTGAGAAGTATTTGGTAGCCTGCGGCATCTAGATTTTGGTAGCCTCCAGCATTAGGAGTGAGGCGCGAGAATGTTACATCGCCGAATTTAAATTCTTTTGCAGGGGTGAGTTCATATAGAACTTTGGCTTTTGTCTCCAAATAATGGAGAGCCATTAGCAGACTAAAGGCATTACGAGCAGTACATCTCGAGTCAAAACTCGGATTTTTCATTGCTATTAAATGACGTCTAAGTACATCATCAGGATCAATCGTTATGTCACTGAAGCCCACATAGTCTGGGGGGATATTGGGTGGAGGATCAACACCACTAGGATCACCATCATCAACAGAAGGAACTTTGCAAATAGCAAATAGTGGCCACTTGGAAGCTTTGATACCAGATTGAACTTTGGTGTTCAAGGGGGTTGAACGATAGATATCAAGTCCTACACTATGAGGTTGAAGCAGGTTAAGTTTCTCAGTTAGAAGTGTCCACGCTTGGGGGGAGAGGGAGTTACTAAGCTGCATTCCTTCTCGTTCTTGGTAGTGAATATCGGCATCATCGATGGTAATAATAAGTAACCGCTCGTCTTGAGGTTCAGGTGGTCGAAGTTGTAGAAGCGTATCATAAGCCCAGAGCTCAGTTGTGGTTAGCCCCCCCAACCAACGAACACCAAGGGTCAGTCCTGTTATTAAGGTACTCAGTGCGATCACACTTCCAAAGCGCTTGATAGGGGGATTAGTCCTTTCCACCTCTATAGAGGGCTGAATATTACTCACCTTCTTATCAAGTAATTGTTGCCATTGGGGTGGTACTGCTGCTGGGTGCTGAAAAATGATAGGTAGCCAACTCGCGCAGGGAAAATCTTTTTCAAGACCTTGTAAGCGTTCCCGAGCTTGCCGTGTTGCAAGATAAAGGGATGCTCCCTGAGCATACGCATATAAAAAATACTTGAGGAAAGCATGAGCTACCTGGTCAGGAACGGGTTCGCGCATGACAATCATCTGGGGAATCTGTAGTTCTTCTAACGAATAAGCTAGTCCCAGACCATCACAGGAGTTAAAAATAGCGAGCTGTAATCCATGGTTAATGGCCTGCCGGAGACCATACTGAAGTTCACTCAGTGGCAATGTATCAGTAGAGTTAATTGAAATCTGCCCTTCATGAGCTTTCGTTTGACTATGACCGGCAAAAAATAGGACATCCCAAGGCTGTTGCCAAAGATGCTCATTGAGGTCTTTGCGCTGAGGTTCGAGGAGTAAAGTGACCTCACCATTTGGCAAAGTATTCAAGATTAGACGGTCTGCATGGGTATCAATACCAATACTGTGACCGACAATCGCCAAAATTCTTACTTTGCGTTGTGATTTTAAAGGGAAATGAGGTGGTAATTGCTGTCTAAATGAGACAGCAGCAATAGCCACTTCTGTTTTGGGATAGCAATCTACCACATCCCATAAATGCCAGGGTAGTTGATGAAGCTGAGGATCTGAAGTCCGAATTAAGATTCGGACTTGGTCTTCTCGATTTAATATTTCTCGTATTAGCTGATCGATGTTTCGAAAAGATTCTGCTGTAAGCCATTGTGTGAATGCTTTCGCTAAGTTTTTTGCAGTGTTTCGGCATTCTTCAACAATATTTTTCGCACCTACATAAATGATTTGCTGGGGTTCAATCCTTGCAACATGCTCTAAGAGTTGGTAACTCTTTTTCCATTTCAGTAAACATTGTTCGAGTTTGGGTGAAGGTGGTAATGCACCTTGTAATTCTGCTTGAGGACGCTCTGCTTCACGGCCAATGGCCAACATACAATGGAAACCTTGAAGAGGGAGATCTCCATCAAGTTGTATGGTCACGAGCTTTTTCATGGCATCAAAATGAAAGGTGTGGCTATTCCCTCATTAGTCTGGTGAAGATAAAAAAGAAGAGGGAGATAGAATTGGGAGACTGCTCTGAGAGCTACATTCCCTCTCAAGTTGGAAAAACAGTGCTATGAAATAAAGGTTTCGGTTATTGTGCTGCCATCTAGCATCAATTGCAACTGAAAATGTTCATCTTTAACACTACTAAATTTTAATTGTAGTGCTTCTGTTCCAAGTGACTGAGCATGCATAACCTCTGTTCCATCATGATCGAGAACACTGATGTGTAAATTATCAGGTAAACGATCGTGGGGTTTTATCGCTTT is part of the Acaryochloris sp. CCMEE 5410 genome and encodes:
- a CDS encoding CHASE2 domain-containing protein — encoded protein: MTIQLDGDLPLQGFHCMLAIGREAERPQAELQGALPPSPKLEQCLLKWKKSYQLLEHVARIEPQQIIYVGAKNIVEECRNTAKNLAKAFTQWLTAESFRNIDQLIREILNREDQVRILIRTSDPQLHQLPWHLWDVVDCYPKTEVAIAAVSFRQQLPPHFPLKSQRKVRILAIVGHSIGIDTHADRLILNTLPNGEVTLLLEPQRKDLNEHLWQQPWDVLFFAGHSQTKAHEGQISINSTDTLPLSELQYGLRQAINHGLQLAIFNSCDGLGLAYSLEELQIPQMIVMREPVPDQVAHAFLKYFLYAYAQGASLYLATRQARERLQGLEKDFPCASWLPIIFQHPAAVPPQWQQLLDKKVSNIQPSIEVERTNPPIKRFGSVIALSTLITGLTLGVRWLGGLTTTELWAYDTLLQLRPPEPQDERLLIITIDDADIHYQEREGMQLSNSLSPQAWTLLTEKLNLLQPHSVGLDIYRSTPLNTKVQSGIKASKWPLFAICKVPSVDDGDPSGVDPPPNIPPDYVGFSDITIDPDDVLRRHLIAMKNPSFDSRCTARNAFSLLMALHYLETKAKVLYELTPAKEFKFGDVTFSRLTPNAGGYQNLDAAGYQILLNYRSLRSPQDIAPTLRLRDLIQNKIPKQRLEQLQGRIILVGVTALTSRDDWLTPFSRSQTTAKRKLSGVVVQAQMISQILSAVQDQRPLLWWMPEWGEAIWIWGWAFIGALVAAVEMRPIRLAGVAILAFTLLMGLCYLFILQAGWLPLIPTLIAMISSLIVVSKWRRIRATAIQHSE